The following are encoded together in the Streptomyces flavofungini genome:
- a CDS encoding RidA family protein — protein sequence MSGVVEARIAELGLTLPGVVPPLAAYRPAVQSGVYVYTAGQLPMVDGKLPVTGKVGAEVTPEEAKDLARTCALNALAAVKSVAGELDRIARVVKVTGFVASAPDFTGQPAVLNGASELLGEVLGDKGVHARSAVGVAVLPLDAPVEVEIQVELLPQ from the coding sequence ATGAGCGGTGTGGTCGAGGCCCGGATCGCCGAGCTCGGTCTGACCCTGCCCGGCGTCGTCCCGCCGCTCGCGGCGTACCGGCCCGCGGTCCAGTCGGGCGTGTACGTGTACACGGCCGGCCAGCTGCCCATGGTGGACGGCAAGCTGCCGGTCACCGGCAAGGTCGGCGCGGAGGTCACGCCGGAGGAGGCCAAGGACCTGGCCCGCACCTGCGCGCTGAACGCGCTGGCCGCGGTCAAGTCCGTCGCGGGTGAGCTGGACCGGATCGCGCGCGTCGTGAAGGTCACCGGATTCGTCGCCTCGGCCCCCGACTTCACCGGCCAGCCCGCCGTCCTCAACGGCGCCAGCGAACTCCTCGGCGAGGTCCTCGGCGACAAGGGCGTGCACGCCCGCAGCGCCGTGGGCGTCGCGGTGCTCCCGCTGGACGCGCCGGTCGAGGTCGAGATCCAGGTGGAGCTGCTGCCGCAGTAG
- a CDS encoding DUF4177 domain-containing protein — protein sequence MTKWEYATVPLLVHATKQILDTWGEDGWELVQVVPGPNNPEQLVAYLKREKQA from the coding sequence ATGACCAAGTGGGAATACGCAACCGTGCCGCTGCTCGTCCATGCCACGAAGCAGATTCTGGACACCTGGGGCGAGGACGGCTGGGAGCTCGTCCAGGTCGTGCCCGGGCCGAACAACCCCGAGCAGCTCGTGGCCTACCTGAAGCGGGAGAAGCAGGCATGA
- a CDS encoding ArsA-related P-loop ATPase: MSRLQVVSGKGGTGKTTVAAALALALATEGKRTLLVEVEGRQGIAQLFETEALPYEERKIAVAPGGGEVYALAIDPELALLDYLQMFYKLGGAGRALKKLGAVDFATTIAPGLRDVLLTGKACEAVRRKDKRGRYAYDCVVMDAPPTGRITRFLNVNDEVAGLAKIGPIHNQAQAVMRVLKSPETEVHLVTLLEEMPVQETVDGIAELRAADLPVGRVIVNMVRPALLDEADLELGLERTPRTAIAKTLAAAGLGGARGAAGRLVDPLLAQAAEYAERYALEGAQRAVLGEHGLPLHELPLLADGLDLGGLYELAAELRRQGVS, translated from the coding sequence GTGAGCAGGCTCCAGGTCGTCAGCGGCAAGGGCGGTACCGGCAAGACCACGGTGGCCGCGGCCCTCGCGCTCGCCCTCGCGACGGAGGGCAAACGCACCCTCCTCGTGGAGGTCGAGGGCAGACAGGGCATCGCGCAGCTCTTCGAGACAGAGGCGCTGCCCTACGAGGAGCGGAAGATCGCCGTCGCTCCGGGGGGCGGGGAGGTGTACGCCCTCGCCATCGACCCCGAACTGGCCCTTCTGGACTACCTCCAGATGTTCTACAAACTGGGCGGCGCGGGCCGCGCCCTGAAGAAGCTCGGCGCCGTCGACTTCGCCACCACCATCGCGCCGGGCCTGCGCGACGTCCTGCTGACCGGCAAGGCCTGCGAGGCGGTGCGCCGCAAGGACAAGCGGGGGCGGTACGCGTACGACTGCGTGGTCATGGACGCCCCGCCGACGGGCCGCATCACCCGCTTCCTCAACGTGAACGACGAGGTGGCGGGGCTCGCGAAGATCGGACCGATACACAATCAGGCACAGGCCGTCATGCGGGTCCTCAAGTCCCCTGAGACGGAGGTGCACTTGGTGACGCTCCTGGAGGAGATGCCCGTCCAGGAGACCGTGGACGGCATCGCCGAGCTGCGCGCCGCCGACCTTCCGGTGGGCCGCGTCATCGTGAACATGGTGCGCCCGGCCCTCCTCGACGAGGCGGACCTGGAGCTCGGCCTGGAGCGCACGCCGCGTACGGCCATCGCGAAGACCCTGGCGGCCGCGGGGCTCGGCGGGGCCCGTGGCGCCGCGGGCCGCCTCGTGGACCCGCTCCTCGCCCAGGCCGCCGAGTACGCCGAGCGGTACGCCCTGGAGGGCGCCCAGCGGGCCGTGCTCGGCGAGCACGGCCTGCCCCTGCACGAACTGCCCCTGCTGGCCGACGGACTCGACCTGGGGGGCCTGTACGAGCTCGCGGCGGAGCTGCGGCGGCAGGGGGTCTCGTGA
- a CDS encoding ArsA family ATPase has product MSLDPARDPLDVDALLDDPKTRIVVCCGSGGVGKTTTAAALGLRAAERGRTVVVLTIDPARRLAQSMGIDSLDNVPRRVKDVQGAGELHAMMLDMKRTFDEIVEAHADADRARAILSNPFYQSLSAGFAGTQEYMAMEKLGQLRSRDEWDLIVVDTPPSRSALDFLDAPKRLGSFLDGKLIRLLMAPAKVGGRAGMKFLNVGMSMMTGALGKLLGGQLLRDVQTFVAAMDTMFGGFRKRADATYRLLQAPGTAFLVVASPERDALREAAYFVERLAADDMPLAGLVLNRVHGSGAAELSAERALAAAEGLEEKSGEGPEAKPGEGPEAKPGEGPEAKPGEGPEAKPGEGPEAKPGAAAEENLEAVGIVDQEGGKVGLRNSSESEAPNSPEANGSSPSTKDNDSGASVEQLTAGLLRLHAERMRLLARERHTRDRFTALHPEVAVAEVAALPGDVHDLDGLRAIGERLASTGAAAAEQG; this is encoded by the coding sequence ATGAGCCTCGATCCGGCACGTGACCCGCTCGACGTCGACGCCCTGCTCGACGATCCGAAGACCCGCATCGTGGTCTGCTGCGGCTCCGGGGGCGTCGGCAAGACGACCACCGCGGCCGCCCTCGGCCTGCGTGCCGCCGAGCGGGGCCGCACGGTCGTGGTCCTGACGATCGACCCCGCGCGCAGGCTGGCGCAGTCCATGGGGATCGACTCGCTGGACAACGTGCCGCGGCGGGTGAAGGACGTCCAGGGCGCCGGGGAACTGCACGCCATGATGCTCGACATGAAGCGGACCTTCGACGAGATCGTCGAGGCGCACGCGGACGCGGACCGGGCCAGGGCGATCCTCTCCAACCCCTTCTACCAGTCGCTCTCGGCGGGCTTCGCGGGCACGCAGGAGTACATGGCGATGGAGAAGCTGGGGCAGCTGCGCTCCCGCGACGAGTGGGACCTGATCGTGGTGGACACCCCGCCCTCGCGCAGCGCCCTCGACTTCCTGGACGCGCCGAAGCGGCTGGGTTCGTTCCTGGACGGGAAGCTGATCCGGCTCCTGATGGCCCCGGCGAAGGTGGGCGGCCGGGCCGGGATGAAGTTCCTGAACGTCGGGATGTCGATGATGACGGGGGCCCTCGGCAAGCTGCTCGGGGGGCAGCTCCTGCGGGACGTGCAGACCTTCGTGGCCGCGATGGACACCATGTTCGGCGGCTTCCGCAAGCGGGCCGACGCGACGTACCGGCTGCTCCAGGCGCCGGGGACGGCGTTCTTGGTGGTGGCGTCGCCGGAGCGGGACGCGCTGCGGGAGGCGGCGTACTTCGTGGAGCGGCTCGCGGCGGACGACATGCCGCTCGCGGGTCTGGTCCTGAACCGGGTGCACGGCAGCGGCGCGGCCGAGCTCTCGGCGGAGCGGGCGCTGGCCGCGGCGGAGGGGCTGGAGGAGAAGTCCGGGGAGGGCCCGGAGGCGAAGCCCGGAGAAGGCCCGGAGGCGAAGCCCGGAGAAGGCCCGGAGGCGAAGCCCGGAGAAGGCCCGGAGGCGAAGCCCGGGGAGGGTCCGGAGGCGAAGCCCGGAGCGGCCGCCGAGGAAAATCTTGAGGCGGTCGGCATTGTGGATCAGGAGGGCGGGAAGGTTGGACTGCGTAACTCCTCAGAGTCCGAGGCTCCCAACTCCCCTGAGGCGAACGGCTCTTCTCCTTCAACCAAAGACAACGACTCCGGCGCGTCCGTCGAGCAGCTGACGGCGGGCCTGCTGCGGCTGCACGCCGAGCGCATGCGGCTGCTCGCCCGTGAGCGGCACACCCGGGACCGCTTCACGGCGCTGCACCCGGAGGTGGCTGTGGCCGAGGTGGCGGCGCTGCCGGGCGACGTGCACGACCTCGACGGCCTGCGCGCGATCGGCGAACGGCTCGCGTCGACGGGCGCCGCTGCCGCCGAGCAAGGCTGA
- a CDS encoding WhiB family transcriptional regulator, which translates to MGWVTDWSAQAACRTTDPDELFVQGAAQNRAKAVCTGCPVRTECLADALDNRVEFGVWGGMTERERRALLRRRPTVTSWRRLLETARSEYERGTGLLPVDLDDEETYESYAAVG; encoded by the coding sequence ATGGGCTGGGTAACCGACTGGAGTGCGCAGGCCGCCTGCCGCACTACCGATCCGGATGAACTGTTCGTACAAGGAGCAGCGCAGAACAGGGCCAAGGCGGTGTGCACCGGCTGCCCGGTGCGCACGGAGTGTCTGGCCGACGCGCTGGACAATCGCGTCGAGTTCGGCGTGTGGGGTGGCATGACAGAGCGGGAGCGCCGCGCACTGCTGCGCAGGCGTCCCACCGTCACCTCGTGGCGCAGGCTCCTTGAGACAGCACGCTCCGAGTACGAGCGTGGCACGGGCCTGCTGCCCGTGGACTTGGACGACGAGGAGACCTACGAGAGCTACGCGGCCGTGGGCTGA
- a CDS encoding transglycosylase domain-containing protein — MANKRSGGGLSPAQQAAKFLGVSVLAGAVLAGIALPAAGMIGLAAKGSVEGFDEIPANLKQPPLSQRTTILDSAGGAIATVYSRDRTVVPLKRISPYMQKAIVAIEDSRFYEHGAVDLKGILRAVNQNAQSGGVAQGASTLTQQYVKNVFVEEAGDDPDKVAEATQQTLGRKIRELKYAIQVEEELGKKRILKNYLNITYFGQQAYGVEAASQRYFSKPAKDLKLQEAALLAGIVQSPSRYDPVNDAAEAKQRRNVVLQRMAETHDISQREADEAKRTKLGLNVSRPKNGCITAVKGAGFFCKYVEKTFLNDPVFGKTKEARAKLWDRGGLRIRTTLDPTAQQAAQASMKQHVHQSDDVATASTFVEPGTGKIRAMGQNRAYGYDKDKNETEINLSVDVDMGGGAGYQPGSTFKPIVAAAALERGMSPGKRYDSPYEMPYPKRVSACDGKTWRNFGNQKLTNENESEVGPYRMREATAKSVNTYFVEMIGDIGICPVTKMAAKMGVERANGKPMDQAPSIALGTQEVSPLTMASAYATFAARGRYCTPIAIESIRTLGGKSLRVPKSTCSQAMSERTADTINTLLKGVVEDGTGKQAGLGSRDSAGKTGTTDFRYAAWFAGYTPNMSGAVWVGDPAHDRRMVNITIGGRPYGKVFGGEVPGPIWRDAMSGALAGKPDPDFETVRLPGDKDRDRDRDRGRGQGDGGGDSDDGKPGNGGGNGHGGGGDDDDDDPWPDLPGVIGGGGGGPGGRRD, encoded by the coding sequence ATGGCAAACAAGCGATCGGGCGGTGGGCTCTCCCCCGCGCAGCAGGCCGCCAAGTTCCTGGGCGTGAGCGTGCTCGCGGGCGCGGTGCTCGCCGGGATCGCGCTGCCCGCGGCGGGCATGATCGGACTCGCGGCCAAGGGGTCGGTCGAGGGCTTCGACGAGATTCCGGCCAACTTGAAGCAGCCGCCGCTCAGCCAGCGCACCACGATCCTGGACTCGGCGGGCGGGGCCATCGCCACGGTGTACTCGCGCGACCGCACGGTGGTGCCGCTGAAGCGCATCTCGCCGTACATGCAGAAGGCGATCGTCGCGATCGAGGACTCCCGTTTCTACGAGCACGGCGCGGTGGACCTCAAGGGCATCCTGCGCGCGGTGAACCAGAACGCGCAGAGCGGCGGCGTCGCGCAGGGCGCCTCCACGCTCACGCAGCAGTACGTGAAGAACGTCTTCGTGGAGGAGGCCGGCGACGACCCGGACAAGGTCGCCGAGGCCACCCAGCAGACCCTCGGCCGCAAGATCCGCGAACTGAAGTACGCGATCCAGGTCGAGGAGGAGCTCGGCAAGAAGCGGATCCTCAAGAACTACCTGAACATCACGTACTTCGGTCAGCAGGCGTACGGCGTCGAGGCCGCCTCCCAGCGGTACTTCTCCAAGCCCGCCAAGGACCTCAAGCTCCAGGAGGCGGCCCTCCTCGCCGGCATCGTGCAGTCGCCGAGCCGCTACGACCCGGTGAACGACGCGGCCGAGGCCAAGCAGCGCCGCAACGTCGTGCTCCAGCGCATGGCCGAGACGCACGACATCTCGCAGCGTGAGGCCGACGAGGCGAAGCGGACCAAGCTCGGCCTGAACGTCAGCCGCCCCAAGAACGGCTGCATCACGGCCGTGAAGGGCGCCGGGTTCTTCTGCAAGTACGTCGAGAAGACCTTCCTGAACGACCCGGTCTTCGGCAAGACCAAGGAGGCCCGCGCCAAGCTCTGGGACCGCGGCGGCCTGCGCATCAGGACCACGCTCGACCCAACGGCACAGCAGGCCGCGCAGGCCTCGATGAAGCAGCACGTGCACCAGTCCGACGACGTGGCGACCGCCAGCACGTTCGTCGAGCCGGGCACCGGCAAGATCCGTGCCATGGGCCAGAACCGCGCCTACGGCTACGACAAGGACAAGAACGAGACGGAGATCAACCTCTCCGTGGACGTCGACATGGGCGGCGGCGCGGGCTACCAGCCCGGTTCGACGTTCAAGCCGATCGTGGCCGCGGCGGCCCTGGAGCGCGGCATGTCACCGGGCAAGCGGTACGACTCGCCGTACGAGATGCCCTACCCGAAGCGGGTCTCCGCCTGTGACGGCAAGACCTGGCGGAACTTCGGCAACCAGAAGCTCACCAACGAGAACGAGTCCGAGGTCGGCCCCTACCGCATGCGGGAGGCGACCGCGAAGTCGGTCAACACCTACTTCGTGGAGATGATCGGCGACATCGGCATCTGCCCGGTGACGAAGATGGCCGCCAAGATGGGCGTCGAGCGCGCCAACGGCAAGCCGATGGACCAGGCGCCGTCGATCGCGCTCGGCACCCAGGAGGTGTCGCCGCTGACGATGGCCAGCGCGTACGCGACCTTCGCCGCGCGCGGCAGGTACTGCACCCCGATCGCCATCGAGTCGATCCGCACTCTCGGCGGCAAGTCCCTGCGGGTGCCCAAGTCGACGTGCTCGCAGGCCATGTCGGAGCGGACCGCCGACACGATCAACACCCTCCTCAAGGGCGTCGTCGAGGACGGCACCGGCAAGCAGGCCGGACTCGGCTCCCGCGACAGCGCGGGCAAGACCGGTACGACGGACTTCCGCTACGCCGCCTGGTTCGCGGGCTACACCCCGAACATGTCCGGCGCCGTCTGGGTCGGCGACCCGGCCCACGACCGCCGCATGGTCAACATCACCATCGGCGGCCGTCCCTACGGCAAGGTCTTCGGCGGTGAGGTCCCCGGCCCGATCTGGCGCGACGCCATGAGCGGCGCGCTCGCGGGCAAGCCAGACCCCGACTTCGAGACGGTGCGGCTGCCCGGCGACAAGGACCGGGACCGGGACCGCGACCGGGGCCGGGGCCAGGGGGACGGCGGCGGCGACAGCGATGACGGGAAGCCGGGCAACGGTGGCGGCAACGGTCATGGCGGCGGTGGCGACGACGATGACGACGACCCGTGGCCGGACCTGCCCGGGGTCATCGGTGGCGGGGGCGGGGGTCCCGGCGGCCGGCGGGACTAG
- a CDS encoding GatB/YqeY domain-containing protein, producing MTTLKSKLQDDLNAAIKGRDELRSSTLRMTLAAVQKEEVAGKEKRELSDDEVQKVITREAKKRREAADAFTQGNRPEQAAREQAEGEVLAEYLPKQLSDDELEQIVAEAVAEAKGAGAEGPRAMGQVMKIVNPKVAGQAEGGRVAATVKKLLAGS from the coding sequence ATGACCACGCTCAAGTCGAAGCTTCAGGACGACCTCAACGCCGCGATCAAGGGGCGCGACGAGCTGCGCTCCTCGACGCTGCGGATGACGCTCGCCGCCGTGCAGAAGGAGGAGGTCGCGGGCAAGGAGAAGCGCGAGCTCTCCGACGACGAGGTGCAGAAGGTGATCACCCGCGAGGCGAAGAAGCGACGCGAGGCCGCCGACGCCTTCACCCAGGGCAACCGCCCCGAGCAGGCCGCGCGCGAGCAGGCGGAGGGCGAGGTGCTCGCCGAGTACCTGCCCAAGCAGCTCTCCGACGACGAGCTCGAGCAGATCGTCGCCGAAGCCGTCGCCGAGGCGAAGGGCGCGGGCGCCGAGGGGCCGCGGGCCATGGGCCAGGTCATGAAGATCGTGAACCCGAAGGTCGCCGGGCAGGCGGAGGGCGGCCGCGTCGCCGCCACGGTCAAGAAGCTCCTGGCCGGCAGCTGA
- a CDS encoding metallophosphoesterase yields the protein MRARYAVPLGITATAAAGIAYSVGIEARFFRLRRVTVPVLPAGMRPLRVLQVSDIHMVSGQRKKQRWLRSLAGLRPDFVINTGDNLSDPEGVPEVLDSLGPLMSFPGAYVFGSNDYYGPTLRNPGRYLIEKMQGRHGLNGNKPVVGAVHNPWEDLRDGFDAAGWLNLTNTRGALKIDGYEIALTGLDDPHIKRDRYARVAGGPVADADFSMGIVHAPYLRALDAFTADGYPLVLAGHTHGGQLCIPFYGALVTNCDLDTDRVKGLSTHTAEGHTSYLHVSAGCGTSRYTPLRFACPPEATLLTLTERSPHA from the coding sequence ATGCGCGCGCGATACGCAGTACCTCTGGGAATCACGGCGACGGCCGCGGCCGGAATCGCCTACTCCGTGGGCATCGAAGCCCGCTTCTTCCGACTGAGGCGGGTGACGGTCCCGGTGCTCCCCGCCGGAATGCGTCCCTTGCGCGTCCTACAGGTATCCGACATCCACATGGTGTCCGGCCAGCGCAAGAAGCAGCGGTGGCTGCGCTCCCTCGCGGGCCTGCGCCCGGACTTCGTGATCAACACCGGCGACAACCTGTCGGACCCGGAGGGCGTGCCGGAGGTCCTGGACTCGCTCGGCCCGCTGATGTCCTTCCCCGGGGCGTACGTCTTCGGCTCCAACGACTACTACGGCCCGACGCTGCGCAACCCCGGGCGCTACTTGATCGAGAAGATGCAGGGCCGCCACGGCCTGAACGGCAACAAACCCGTGGTGGGCGCGGTCCACAACCCGTGGGAGGACCTGCGGGACGGCTTCGACGCGGCGGGCTGGCTGAACCTCACGAACACCCGGGGCGCGCTGAAGATCGACGGTTACGAGATCGCGCTGACCGGCCTGGACGACCCGCACATCAAGAGGGACCGGTACGCGCGGGTGGCGGGCGGCCCGGTGGCCGACGCGGACTTCTCCATGGGCATCGTGCACGCCCCGTACCTGCGCGCACTCGACGCCTTCACAGCCGACGGCTACCCCCTGGTCCTCGCGGGCCACACCCACGGCGGCCAGCTGTGCATCCCCTTCTACGGGGCGCTGGTCACCAACTGCGACCTGGACACGGACCGGGTGAAGGGGCTCTCCACGCACACGGCCGAGGGCCACACGTCCTACCTGCACGTCTCCGCGGGCTGCGGCACCAGCCGCTACACCCCCCTCCGCTTCGCGTGCCCCCCGGAGGCCACCCTCCTGACCCTCACGGAACGCTCCCCGCACGCCTGA
- a CDS encoding DUF5994 family protein: MTYAPHLPLPGQPQLRLRLAPHADGPRAIDGAWWPRSYVLLAELPTLLAGLPRAWGQITSVMLNGVEWSSTPGRMFVAGQVVSLRRRPSATAAHTIVLTAPGHGRWDLIVVPPDTTEEAAELMMARVAGASGNRRPA, translated from the coding sequence ATGACATACGCCCCGCACCTTCCGCTTCCCGGCCAGCCCCAGCTCCGGTTGCGCCTGGCACCCCATGCCGACGGGCCCCGCGCCATCGACGGGGCCTGGTGGCCTCGCTCGTACGTCCTGCTCGCCGAACTCCCGACCCTTCTGGCCGGGTTGCCCCGCGCCTGGGGTCAGATCACCAGCGTCATGCTCAACGGGGTGGAGTGGTCGTCGACGCCGGGCCGGATGTTCGTCGCCGGCCAGGTCGTGAGCCTGCGCAGGCGCCCGTCGGCCACCGCGGCACACACCATTGTCCTCACGGCCCCCGGCCACGGCCGCTGGGACCTGATCGTCGTCCCCCCGGATACGACGGAGGAGGCCGCGGAACTGATGATGGCGCGGGTGGCGGGCGCGAGCGGCAACCGTCGACCCGCGTGA
- a CDS encoding STAS domain-containing protein yields MGLTRTPTLPHYVMTLTLDGELDTRSTPALCALTSQVLAEGSRHLTLDLAAVTHCDNASLFTLLGIRQAIHHAGGSLTLANPSHVVQLALAHSNLRDRLPLHDDLAQQPPHHPARSDTARSPPAASDSTP; encoded by the coding sequence ATGGGCCTGACACGCACTCCCACCCTTCCCCACTACGTCATGACCCTCACCCTGGACGGCGAACTCGACACCCGCTCCACCCCCGCACTGTGCGCACTGACCTCACAGGTCCTGGCCGAGGGAAGCCGCCACCTGACCCTGGACCTGGCCGCGGTCACCCACTGCGACAACGCGAGCCTCTTCACCCTCCTCGGCATCCGCCAGGCCATTCACCACGCCGGTGGCAGCCTCACCCTGGCCAACCCCAGCCACGTCGTCCAACTCGCCCTCGCGCACAGCAACCTGCGCGACCGCCTGCCCCTGCACGACGACCTCGCCCAGCAGCCGCCCCACCATCCGGCCCGCTCCGACACCGCCCGATCGCCGCCCGCCGCATCCGACAGCACCCCGTGA
- a CDS encoding GAF and ANTAR domain-containing protein encodes MAELPHEEQLAAAFVELTDTLVQGFDVINFLHTLAEHCVALLDVTACGVLLATPQGRLVDASASDERTRLLEVASIEWDEGPCRDCYITRREVPDAPLNTAAARRRWPRFTPRAVDLGFTSVVACPLRLHDQVIGALNLFRDQPGPLGPTQLGLAQALADTATIGVLQQRAVSEQMTVNAQLQRALDSRIIIEQAKGYLAHRLDTSVEDSFTRMRRFARTHQMRLTEVARQVLLGAVDPSLLRRPCQ; translated from the coding sequence ATGGCTGAACTGCCGCACGAAGAGCAGTTGGCGGCGGCGTTCGTGGAACTCACCGACACACTGGTGCAGGGCTTCGACGTCATCAACTTCCTGCACACGCTGGCCGAGCACTGCGTCGCCCTGCTGGACGTGACGGCCTGCGGTGTCCTGCTGGCCACCCCGCAGGGCCGGCTGGTGGACGCGTCCGCCTCTGACGAGCGCACCCGCCTGCTGGAGGTGGCCAGCATCGAATGGGACGAGGGCCCCTGCCGGGACTGTTACATCACCAGGCGCGAGGTTCCTGACGCTCCGCTGAACACCGCGGCCGCGCGCAGGCGCTGGCCCCGGTTCACGCCGCGGGCAGTGGACCTCGGCTTCACCTCGGTGGTGGCTTGCCCGCTGCGGCTGCACGACCAGGTGATCGGAGCCCTGAACCTCTTTCGCGACCAGCCCGGCCCACTGGGCCCCACACAGCTCGGACTGGCCCAGGCGCTGGCCGACACCGCCACCATCGGCGTCCTGCAACAGCGGGCGGTGAGCGAGCAGATGACAGTCAACGCACAACTGCAGCGGGCCCTGGACTCCCGCATCATCATCGAGCAGGCCAAGGGCTACCTCGCGCACCGGCTCGACACCAGCGTCGAAGACTCCTTCACCCGGATGCGCCGCTTCGCCCGCACCCATCAGATGCGGCTCACCGAGGTCGCCCGGCAGGTGCTGCTGGGCGCGGTCGATCCCTCGCTGCTGCGTCGGCCCTGTCAGTGA
- a CDS encoding ANTAR domain-containing protein, translating into MTHPVMTAYLLALSSHTGPGPAPLPMADFAAMLGLDGLGLLLSPTGGPAQLVQSHGEHTDLLEDLQQVQGQGPSLDAARFGSLLLIPDIAECSSEQWPGLPAAVQALGIRAVFAFPLRIGVIGLGALSGYRTRPGPMSSEQLADALGLAEILAQLTNATATHTDLAPTALLDEPGLHFAEVHQATGMLAAQLHSDCDNALILLRGHAFSHDQSLLSIARDVLAQRLHLDDNDNDNDNDTPQP; encoded by the coding sequence GTGACGCATCCGGTCATGACCGCCTACCTGCTGGCCCTCAGCTCCCACACCGGTCCGGGCCCGGCCCCCCTGCCGATGGCCGACTTCGCCGCCATGCTCGGCCTGGACGGACTGGGCCTGCTGCTGTCTCCCACTGGAGGACCGGCCCAACTCGTGCAGTCCCACGGCGAACACACGGACCTGCTGGAAGACCTCCAGCAGGTCCAGGGCCAGGGGCCCAGCCTGGACGCCGCCCGCTTTGGGAGCCTGCTGCTGATACCCGACATCGCCGAGTGCAGCAGCGAGCAGTGGCCGGGCCTGCCCGCCGCCGTCCAAGCCCTCGGCATACGAGCCGTGTTCGCCTTCCCCCTGCGGATCGGCGTCATCGGCCTGGGTGCCCTCAGCGGCTACCGCACCCGCCCCGGACCCATGTCGAGCGAGCAGCTGGCCGACGCCCTCGGCCTGGCGGAGATCCTCGCCCAGCTCACCAACGCCACCGCCACCCACACCGACCTCGCGCCCACCGCGCTCCTGGACGAACCCGGCCTGCACTTCGCCGAAGTCCACCAGGCCACCGGCATGCTTGCCGCCCAACTCCACTCCGACTGCGACAACGCCCTGATTCTCCTGCGCGGCCACGCCTTCAGCCACGACCAGTCCCTTCTCAGCATCGCCCGCGACGTCCTCGCCCAGCGCCTGCACCTCGACGACAACGACAACGACAACGACAACGACACACCACAGCCCTGA
- a CDS encoding DUF5994 family protein encodes MTASITPTHTDVPSPSSSAARVASTSPTGRGLLDGAWRPRSRDPAVEVPALMDVLDPLWGRITRVAVNPTLWPVVPRKVTVRDRVLKVGWFAPELDPHKALLLFYGTGCFDLSVIPPETAAASAARLMAAACDTAGSPLTATALLAAETARHDDGTVGERPRTVPGTPTS; translated from the coding sequence ATGACCGCGAGCATCACGCCCACCCACACCGACGTTCCGTCGCCTTCCTCCTCCGCCGCGCGCGTGGCGTCGACGTCCCCGACCGGCCGCGGCCTGCTCGACGGCGCCTGGCGTCCCCGCTCGCGCGACCCGGCCGTGGAAGTCCCCGCCCTGATGGACGTACTCGATCCGTTGTGGGGCCGTATCACGCGCGTCGCCGTGAATCCGACGCTCTGGCCCGTCGTCCCGCGCAAGGTGACCGTTCGCGACCGCGTGCTCAAGGTCGGCTGGTTCGCTCCTGAACTCGACCCGCACAAGGCGCTGTTGCTGTTCTACGGCACCGGCTGCTTCGACCTGTCGGTGATTCCGCCCGAGACGGCGGCCGCGAGCGCGGCCCGGCTCATGGCCGCCGCCTGCGACACGGCCGGGTCGCCGCTGACCGCCACCGCTCTCCTCGCCGCCGAGACCGCACGCCACGACGACGGCACCGTGGGCGAGCGGCCGCGGACGGTTCCGGGCACGCCGACGTCGTGA
- a CDS encoding GNAT family N-acetyltransferase, with translation MAEVYLRRLTRWQAEQQREVVADLYVLAYRTAAGAEYRDREGFLRLFEQHVRHDGFDMVVADEVRLIGCAHGYRLERDGAWWAGFPVEVTPQIEELTASGRAFVLAELMVLPGYRRRGVATRLAELLLSRHPQDLVVAGVGPDRAEDGIRDLLRAWGWKELPASGPGTGAPGRAVWARGPVR, from the coding sequence ATGGCCGAGGTGTATCTGCGCAGGCTCACCCGGTGGCAGGCCGAGCAGCAGCGGGAGGTCGTCGCCGATCTGTACGTCTTGGCATACCGCACCGCCGCCGGAGCCGAGTACCGCGACCGGGAAGGGTTTCTGCGCCTCTTCGAGCAGCACGTGCGGCACGACGGCTTCGACATGGTGGTCGCCGACGAGGTGCGCCTCATCGGCTGCGCCCATGGGTACCGCCTGGAGCGCGACGGGGCCTGGTGGGCCGGCTTTCCCGTCGAGGTGACGCCGCAGATCGAGGAACTCACCGCGTCCGGGCGGGCGTTCGTGCTCGCCGAGCTGATGGTGCTGCCCGGGTACCGCCGCCGCGGTGTCGCGACCCGCCTCGCCGAACTGCTGCTGTCCCGCCATCCGCAGGACCTGGTCGTGGCCGGGGTGGGCCCGGACAGGGCCGAGGACGGGATCAGGGATCTGCTCCGCGCCTGGGGCTGGAAGGAACTGCCCGCCTCGGGACCGGGCACGGGGGCACCGGGCCGCGCGGTGTGGGCGCGTGGGCCGGTGCGGTGA